The following are encoded in a window of Vespula pensylvanica isolate Volc-1 chromosome 2, ASM1446617v1, whole genome shotgun sequence genomic DNA:
- the LOC122627129 gene encoding protein alan shepard isoform X8, with protein sequence MSVRMENVAAPRKLNYKMMGTNGPRPTYVGANNGNAGGGGGGANAGGVGVGPTSGGGGGGVGGGGGGTTAGSGGGGGGHGGGAGAGAGGGLKGNATGGAAGGGGGGGGGGGGGGGGGGGPRGGNPVQYRASGAAAAAWGAAPSHAAAAAVAAAAAYPPYTRYPSAAAAAAAAAQVPVGAQPLPPSANPYATAPYAQHVSARCSADAGSRSLRQVSSNCKRNKFPRDYGGQRVPTASSPANTTSSSSSATGSQSGAMSTSMSNNAMQGQQAEQLSKTNLYIRGLNQNTTDKDLVNMCSQYGTITSTKAILDKTTNKCYGFVDFESPVAAEGAVKALVAKGIQAQMAKVGIWLLRRLASQQEQDPTNLYIANLPLNFKENDVEGLLQQYGQVISTRILRDTSGQSKGVGFARMESKEKCEQIIQIFNGKALQGAKDPLLVKFADGGNKKKSMYKSTMWRDTGENMTMNYDASGVGQNGVATAHMLPTATLTQYGRHYGQAVPGYSVPGAPWVTPYLVQPAPPHMQQVDMMPSADPSNPQYSIIPQLTTQMSTMHLGTGSYIASPHPYSYTTYPPPSIIHPIPLGDSEQTSNAASPDDSYQQYQAQQPK encoded by the exons GGGACAAACGGTCCACGGCCAACATACGTCGGCGCTAACAACGGTAACGCCGGTGGAGGCGGTGGAGGCGCCAACGCCGGAGGCGTGGGCGTGGGTCCTACgagcggcggcggcggcggcggagTCGGTGGCGGAGGCGGCGGTACTACGGCTGGTAGTGGCGGCGGTGGAGGTGGCCACGGGGGCGGCGCTGGCGCCGGCGCCGGCGGCGGATTGAAGGGCAACGCGACGGGAGGAGCGGCCGGGGGCGgcggtggaggtggtggtggtggcggcggtggtggcggtggtggcggtggaCCACGAGGAGGGAATCCGGTGCAGTACCGAGCGAGCGGCGCCGCCGCAGCAGCTTGGGGCGCGGCGCCGTCGCACGCCGCCGCGGCTGCGGTGGCAGCAGCGGCCGCCTATCCGCCTTACACCCGCTATCCGAGTGCCGCCGCGGCGGCTGCCGCAGCGGCACAGGTACCGGTCGGTGCGCAACCGTTACCGCCCTCTGCCAACCCTTACGCCACCGCCCCCTACGCTCAGCACGTCTCG GCACGGTGCAGCGCTGACGCGGGGTCACGGTCACTCCGGCAAGTGTCGTCAAACTGCAAGCGAAACAAATTTCCCAGAGAC TATGGTGGACAACGGGTACCTACAGCCTCGTCACCAGCCAATACTACCAGTAGTTCTAGCAGTGCCACTGGCAGTCAAAGCGGGGCAATGAGCACAAGTATGAGTAATAATGCTATGCAAGGGCAGCAGGCGGAACAGTTAtcgaaaacaaatttatacatacgtgGCCTCAACCAAAATACAACAGATAAAGACCTTGTTAATATGTGTTCTCA GTATGGAACTATAACTTCCACAAAGGCAATATTGGataaaacaacaaataaat GTTATGGCTTTGTAGACTTTGAGTCACCGGTGGCGGCAGAGGGTGCTGTGAAAGCACTGGTCGCCAAGGGCATCCAAGCGCAGATGGCGAAAGTGGGTATCTGGTTGCTCCGTAGACTGGCAAGT CAACAGGAACAGGATCCTACAAATCTGTATATCGCAAACCTGCCATTGAACTTTAAAGAAAACGATGTTGAAGGATTACTTCAACAATATGGACAAGTCATCTCGACTCGCATTTTACGCGACACCTCAGGACAAAGTAAGGGTGTTGGATTTGCAAG AATGGAATCCAAAGAAAAGTGTGAGCagataattcaaatatttaatggAAAAGCATTACAAGGAGCTAAAGATCCCTTGTTAGTTAAATTTGCTGATGGtggtaataagaaaaaatcaatgtaTAAAAGTACAATGTGGAGAGACACTGGAgaa aATATGACTATGAATTATGATGCAAGTGGAGTTGGTCAAAATGGTGTTGCTACAGCTCATATGTTACCTACAGCAACTTTAACTCAATATGGTCGTCATTATGGTCAAGCTGTCCCTGGCTATAGCGTACCAGGAGCTCCTTGGGTCACACCATACCTCGTGCAGCCCGCGCCTCCTCATATGCAACAGGTCGAC atGATGCCATCTGCCGACCCTAGTAATCCTCAATACAGTATAATTCCTCAGCTTACAACGCAAATGTCTACAATGCATCTTGGCACTGGTTCc TATATAGCAAGTCCTCATCCCTATTCTTATACTACTTATCCTCCACCTAGCATTATCCATCCAATACCACTGGGCGATTCTGAACAGACCAGTAATGCAGCATCTCCTGATGATTCTTACCAACAGTACCAAGCTCAGCAGCCCAAGTAG
- the LOC122627129 gene encoding protein alan shepard isoform X13 translates to MSVRMENVAAPRKLNYKMMGTNGPRPTYVGANNGNAGGGGGGANAGGVGVGPTSGGGGGGVGGGGGGTTAGSGGGGGGHGGGAGAGAGGGLKGNATGGAAGGGGGGGGGGGGGGGGGGGPRGGNPVQYRASGAAAAAWGAAPSHAAAAAVAAAAAYPPYTRYPSAAAAAAAAAQVPVGAQPLPPSANPYATAPYAQHVSARCSADAGSRSLRQVSSNCKRNKFPRDYGGQRVPTASSPANTTSSSSSATGSQSGAMSTSMSNNAMQGQQAEQLSKTNLYIRGLNQNTTDKDLVNMCSQYGTITSTKAILDKTTNKCKGYGFVDFESPVAAEGAVKALVAKGIQAQMAKEQDPTNLYIANLPLNFKENDVEGLLQQYGQVISTRILRDTSGQSKGVGFARMESKEKCEQIIQIFNGKALQGAKDPLLVKFADGGNKKKSMYKSTMWRDTGENMTMNYDASGVGQNGVATAHMLPTATLTQYGRHYGQAVPGYSVPGAPWVTPYLVQPAPPHMQQVDMMPSADPSNPQYSIIPQLTTQMSTMHLGTGSYIASPHPYSYTTYPPPSIIHPIPLGDSEQTSNAASPDDSYQQYQAQQPK, encoded by the exons GGGACAAACGGTCCACGGCCAACATACGTCGGCGCTAACAACGGTAACGCCGGTGGAGGCGGTGGAGGCGCCAACGCCGGAGGCGTGGGCGTGGGTCCTACgagcggcggcggcggcggcggagTCGGTGGCGGAGGCGGCGGTACTACGGCTGGTAGTGGCGGCGGTGGAGGTGGCCACGGGGGCGGCGCTGGCGCCGGCGCCGGCGGCGGATTGAAGGGCAACGCGACGGGAGGAGCGGCCGGGGGCGgcggtggaggtggtggtggtggcggcggtggtggcggtggtggcggtggaCCACGAGGAGGGAATCCGGTGCAGTACCGAGCGAGCGGCGCCGCCGCAGCAGCTTGGGGCGCGGCGCCGTCGCACGCCGCCGCGGCTGCGGTGGCAGCAGCGGCCGCCTATCCGCCTTACACCCGCTATCCGAGTGCCGCCGCGGCGGCTGCCGCAGCGGCACAGGTACCGGTCGGTGCGCAACCGTTACCGCCCTCTGCCAACCCTTACGCCACCGCCCCCTACGCTCAGCACGTCTCG GCACGGTGCAGCGCTGACGCGGGGTCACGGTCACTCCGGCAAGTGTCGTCAAACTGCAAGCGAAACAAATTTCCCAGAGAC TATGGTGGACAACGGGTACCTACAGCCTCGTCACCAGCCAATACTACCAGTAGTTCTAGCAGTGCCACTGGCAGTCAAAGCGGGGCAATGAGCACAAGTATGAGTAATAATGCTATGCAAGGGCAGCAGGCGGAACAGTTAtcgaaaacaaatttatacatacgtgGCCTCAACCAAAATACAACAGATAAAGACCTTGTTAATATGTGTTCTCA GTATGGAACTATAACTTCCACAAAGGCAATATTGGataaaacaacaaataaatgTAAAG GTTATGGCTTTGTAGACTTTGAGTCACCGGTGGCGGCAGAGGGTGCTGTGAAAGCACTGGTCGCCAAGGGCATCCAAGCGCAGATGGCGAAA GAACAGGATCCTACAAATCTGTATATCGCAAACCTGCCATTGAACTTTAAAGAAAACGATGTTGAAGGATTACTTCAACAATATGGACAAGTCATCTCGACTCGCATTTTACGCGACACCTCAGGACAAAGTAAGGGTGTTGGATTTGCAAG AATGGAATCCAAAGAAAAGTGTGAGCagataattcaaatatttaatggAAAAGCATTACAAGGAGCTAAAGATCCCTTGTTAGTTAAATTTGCTGATGGtggtaataagaaaaaatcaatgtaTAAAAGTACAATGTGGAGAGACACTGGAgaa aATATGACTATGAATTATGATGCAAGTGGAGTTGGTCAAAATGGTGTTGCTACAGCTCATATGTTACCTACAGCAACTTTAACTCAATATGGTCGTCATTATGGTCAAGCTGTCCCTGGCTATAGCGTACCAGGAGCTCCTTGGGTCACACCATACCTCGTGCAGCCCGCGCCTCCTCATATGCAACAGGTCGAC atGATGCCATCTGCCGACCCTAGTAATCCTCAATACAGTATAATTCCTCAGCTTACAACGCAAATGTCTACAATGCATCTTGGCACTGGTTCc TATATAGCAAGTCCTCATCCCTATTCTTATACTACTTATCCTCCACCTAGCATTATCCATCCAATACCACTGGGCGATTCTGAACAGACCAGTAATGCAGCATCTCCTGATGATTCTTACCAACAGTACCAAGCTCAGCAGCCCAAGTAG
- the LOC122627129 gene encoding protein alan shepard isoform X16 has product MSVRMENVAAPRKLNYKMMGTNGPRPTYVGANNGNAGGGGGGANAGGVGVGPTSGGGGGGVGGGGGGTTAGSGGGGGGHGGGAGAGAGGGLKGNATGGAAGGGGGGGGGGGGGGGGGGGPRGGNPVQYRASGAAAAAWGAAPSHAAAAAVAAAAAYPPYTRYPSAAAAAAAAAQVPVGAQPLPPSANPYATAPYAQHVSYGGQRVPTASSPANTTSSSSSATGSQSGAMSTSMSNNAMQGQQAEQLSKTNLYIRGLNQNTTDKDLVNMCSQYGTITSTKAILDKTTNKCKGYGFVDFESPVAAEGAVKALVAKGIQAQMAKVGIWLLRRLASVRWLCMQQQEQDPTNLYIANLPLNFKENDVEGLLQQYGQVISTRILRDTSGQSKGVGFARMESKEKCEQIIQIFNGKALQGAKDPLLVKFADGGNKKKSMYKSTMWRDTGENMTMNYDASGVGQNGVATAHMLPTATLTQYGRHYGQAVPGYSVPGAPWVTPYLVQPAPPHMQQVDMMPSADPSNPQYSIIPQLTTQMSTMHLGTGSYIASPHPYSYTTYPPPSIIHPIPLGDSEQTSNAASPDDSYQQYQAQQPK; this is encoded by the exons GGGACAAACGGTCCACGGCCAACATACGTCGGCGCTAACAACGGTAACGCCGGTGGAGGCGGTGGAGGCGCCAACGCCGGAGGCGTGGGCGTGGGTCCTACgagcggcggcggcggcggcggagTCGGTGGCGGAGGCGGCGGTACTACGGCTGGTAGTGGCGGCGGTGGAGGTGGCCACGGGGGCGGCGCTGGCGCCGGCGCCGGCGGCGGATTGAAGGGCAACGCGACGGGAGGAGCGGCCGGGGGCGgcggtggaggtggtggtggtggcggcggtggtggcggtggtggcggtggaCCACGAGGAGGGAATCCGGTGCAGTACCGAGCGAGCGGCGCCGCCGCAGCAGCTTGGGGCGCGGCGCCGTCGCACGCCGCCGCGGCTGCGGTGGCAGCAGCGGCCGCCTATCCGCCTTACACCCGCTATCCGAGTGCCGCCGCGGCGGCTGCCGCAGCGGCACAGGTACCGGTCGGTGCGCAACCGTTACCGCCCTCTGCCAACCCTTACGCCACCGCCCCCTACGCTCAGCACGTCTCG TATGGTGGACAACGGGTACCTACAGCCTCGTCACCAGCCAATACTACCAGTAGTTCTAGCAGTGCCACTGGCAGTCAAAGCGGGGCAATGAGCACAAGTATGAGTAATAATGCTATGCAAGGGCAGCAGGCGGAACAGTTAtcgaaaacaaatttatacatacgtgGCCTCAACCAAAATACAACAGATAAAGACCTTGTTAATATGTGTTCTCA GTATGGAACTATAACTTCCACAAAGGCAATATTGGataaaacaacaaataaatgTAAAG GTTATGGCTTTGTAGACTTTGAGTCACCGGTGGCGGCAGAGGGTGCTGTGAAAGCACTGGTCGCCAAGGGCATCCAAGCGCAGATGGCGAAAGTGGGTATCTGGTTGCTCCGTAGACTGGCAAGTGTACGTTGGTTGTGCATGCAA CAACAGGAACAGGATCCTACAAATCTGTATATCGCAAACCTGCCATTGAACTTTAAAGAAAACGATGTTGAAGGATTACTTCAACAATATGGACAAGTCATCTCGACTCGCATTTTACGCGACACCTCAGGACAAAGTAAGGGTGTTGGATTTGCAAG AATGGAATCCAAAGAAAAGTGTGAGCagataattcaaatatttaatggAAAAGCATTACAAGGAGCTAAAGATCCCTTGTTAGTTAAATTTGCTGATGGtggtaataagaaaaaatcaatgtaTAAAAGTACAATGTGGAGAGACACTGGAgaa aATATGACTATGAATTATGATGCAAGTGGAGTTGGTCAAAATGGTGTTGCTACAGCTCATATGTTACCTACAGCAACTTTAACTCAATATGGTCGTCATTATGGTCAAGCTGTCCCTGGCTATAGCGTACCAGGAGCTCCTTGGGTCACACCATACCTCGTGCAGCCCGCGCCTCCTCATATGCAACAGGTCGAC atGATGCCATCTGCCGACCCTAGTAATCCTCAATACAGTATAATTCCTCAGCTTACAACGCAAATGTCTACAATGCATCTTGGCACTGGTTCc TATATAGCAAGTCCTCATCCCTATTCTTATACTACTTATCCTCCACCTAGCATTATCCATCCAATACCACTGGGCGATTCTGAACAGACCAGTAATGCAGCATCTCCTGATGATTCTTACCAACAGTACCAAGCTCAGCAGCCCAAGTAG
- the LOC122627129 gene encoding protein alan shepard isoform X15 produces MSVRMENVAAPRKLNYKMMGTNGPRPTYVGANNGNAGGGGGGANAGGVGVGPTSGGGGGGVGGGGGGTTAGSGGGGGGHGGGAGAGAGGGLKGNATGGAAGGGGGGGGGGGGGGGGGGGPRGGNPVQYRASGAAAAAWGAAPSHAAAAAVAAAAAYPPYTRYPSAAAAAAAAAQVPVGAQPLPPSANPYATAPYAQHVSARCSADAGSRSLRQVSSNCKRNKFPRDYGGQRVPTASSPANTTSSSSSATGSQSGAMSTSMSNNAMQGQQAEQLSKTNLYIRGLNQNTTDKDLVNMCSQYGTITSTKAILDKTTNKCYGFVDFESPVAAEGAVKALVAKGIQAQMAKEQDPTNLYIANLPLNFKENDVEGLLQQYGQVISTRILRDTSGQSKGVGFARMESKEKCEQIIQIFNGKALQGAKDPLLVKFADGGNKKKSMYKSTMWRDTGENMTMNYDASGVGQNGVATAHMLPTATLTQYGRHYGQAVPGYSVPGAPWVTPYLVQPAPPHMQQVDMMPSADPSNPQYSIIPQLTTQMSTMHLGTGSYIASPHPYSYTTYPPPSIIHPIPLGDSEQTSNAASPDDSYQQYQAQQPK; encoded by the exons GGGACAAACGGTCCACGGCCAACATACGTCGGCGCTAACAACGGTAACGCCGGTGGAGGCGGTGGAGGCGCCAACGCCGGAGGCGTGGGCGTGGGTCCTACgagcggcggcggcggcggcggagTCGGTGGCGGAGGCGGCGGTACTACGGCTGGTAGTGGCGGCGGTGGAGGTGGCCACGGGGGCGGCGCTGGCGCCGGCGCCGGCGGCGGATTGAAGGGCAACGCGACGGGAGGAGCGGCCGGGGGCGgcggtggaggtggtggtggtggcggcggtggtggcggtggtggcggtggaCCACGAGGAGGGAATCCGGTGCAGTACCGAGCGAGCGGCGCCGCCGCAGCAGCTTGGGGCGCGGCGCCGTCGCACGCCGCCGCGGCTGCGGTGGCAGCAGCGGCCGCCTATCCGCCTTACACCCGCTATCCGAGTGCCGCCGCGGCGGCTGCCGCAGCGGCACAGGTACCGGTCGGTGCGCAACCGTTACCGCCCTCTGCCAACCCTTACGCCACCGCCCCCTACGCTCAGCACGTCTCG GCACGGTGCAGCGCTGACGCGGGGTCACGGTCACTCCGGCAAGTGTCGTCAAACTGCAAGCGAAACAAATTTCCCAGAGAC TATGGTGGACAACGGGTACCTACAGCCTCGTCACCAGCCAATACTACCAGTAGTTCTAGCAGTGCCACTGGCAGTCAAAGCGGGGCAATGAGCACAAGTATGAGTAATAATGCTATGCAAGGGCAGCAGGCGGAACAGTTAtcgaaaacaaatttatacatacgtgGCCTCAACCAAAATACAACAGATAAAGACCTTGTTAATATGTGTTCTCA GTATGGAACTATAACTTCCACAAAGGCAATATTGGataaaacaacaaataaat GTTATGGCTTTGTAGACTTTGAGTCACCGGTGGCGGCAGAGGGTGCTGTGAAAGCACTGGTCGCCAAGGGCATCCAAGCGCAGATGGCGAAA GAACAGGATCCTACAAATCTGTATATCGCAAACCTGCCATTGAACTTTAAAGAAAACGATGTTGAAGGATTACTTCAACAATATGGACAAGTCATCTCGACTCGCATTTTACGCGACACCTCAGGACAAAGTAAGGGTGTTGGATTTGCAAG AATGGAATCCAAAGAAAAGTGTGAGCagataattcaaatatttaatggAAAAGCATTACAAGGAGCTAAAGATCCCTTGTTAGTTAAATTTGCTGATGGtggtaataagaaaaaatcaatgtaTAAAAGTACAATGTGGAGAGACACTGGAgaa aATATGACTATGAATTATGATGCAAGTGGAGTTGGTCAAAATGGTGTTGCTACAGCTCATATGTTACCTACAGCAACTTTAACTCAATATGGTCGTCATTATGGTCAAGCTGTCCCTGGCTATAGCGTACCAGGAGCTCCTTGGGTCACACCATACCTCGTGCAGCCCGCGCCTCCTCATATGCAACAGGTCGAC atGATGCCATCTGCCGACCCTAGTAATCCTCAATACAGTATAATTCCTCAGCTTACAACGCAAATGTCTACAATGCATCTTGGCACTGGTTCc TATATAGCAAGTCCTCATCCCTATTCTTATACTACTTATCCTCCACCTAGCATTATCCATCCAATACCACTGGGCGATTCTGAACAGACCAGTAATGCAGCATCTCCTGATGATTCTTACCAACAGTACCAAGCTCAGCAGCCCAAGTAG